The following is a genomic window from Verrucomicrobiia bacterium.
GGGCGGCGACCGCGAGGTCCGCCGACATGGCGTTGGCGTAGACCGTGGAGGCGAGGATGAACGTCAGCCCCAGGACCGCCATTGACCCGGCACCGAGGTACAGGCCGTACCGGGCGACCCGCCGGGCGCGGTCCACGTCCTTCATGCCCAGGGACTGGCCCACCATCGTCGAAGTGGCGATTCCGACGGCGAAGCCGGTCGTGTACGACAGCGAATCGATGCGGATGGTGTTGAAGTGGGCGGCGGAGGCGACGGGGCCGAGCTGGTTGACGACGTGGACGAGGAAGAGATTTCGTGACAGAGGACCTGGCCCCTTCTCGCCGGCCCAGAGCCACTCGGCTCCAGATCCATCGGCGTTACGGACGCGTCAAGTTTGGGCGTCAAAACCAGTTCCCACTTGTGCCCCGGCCGCCCTTGGTGGTCTTCAATGTCAAGTCCGCGCCCCGCGGCCGAAAACGATCCCCATGCGCTACCGCTCCCTCTGGATCTCCGACGTGCACCTGGGGTCCCGCCATGCAAAGACCGAGTTGCTCCTCGACTTCCTCCGCAACAACGAGTCCCGGCAACTCTACCTGGTCGGGGACATCATCGACGGCTGGGAGTTGCGTCGGCGCTGGAACTGGGATGAGTCCGCCAACACGGTGGTCCAGAAGCTCCTCCGGAAGCAGCGCAACCATACCCGCGTCACCTACATCCACGGCAACCACGACGAGTTTCTCCATCAGTTCAGCGGTCTCAGTGTGGGCGGGGTGAGGCTGGTGGACTCCGCGATCCATATCGC
Proteins encoded in this region:
- a CDS encoding UDP-2,3-diacylglucosamine diphosphatase, translating into MRYRSLWISDVHLGSRHAKTELLLDFLRNNESRQLYLVGDIIDGWELRRRWNWDESANTVVQKLLRKQRNHTRVTYIHGNHDEFLHQFSGLSVGGVRLVDSAIHIAPDRRRYLVIHGHQLDGLVHFNRLLERVGSRLYDLILALNTHFNHLRRRMGFGYWSVSAYLKHNTK